In the genome of Photobacterium sp. TY1-4, one region contains:
- the hutZ gene encoding heme utilization protein HutZ, which translates to MSDVKQERLQNRLGPEIKEFREACQTLQLATVDAEGKPNVSYAPFALLDDGYYVLISQIAKHARNLLDNPQVSLMMIEDESTSKAIYARKRLTFEANVVVVERQSERWLAAIAGLKARFGEIVDGLSGLEDFTLFRLEPTQGLFVKGFGQAFQVSGDDLVDFVHLQEGHKRIQDGSEVTSTSEEEL; encoded by the coding sequence ATGAGTGATGTGAAACAAGAGCGCCTGCAAAACCGTCTGGGTCCGGAAATCAAAGAATTTCGTGAAGCCTGCCAGACGCTGCAACTGGCGACAGTGGATGCTGAAGGGAAGCCAAATGTCAGCTACGCACCCTTTGCGCTGCTGGATGATGGTTACTACGTGTTGATCAGCCAGATTGCCAAGCATGCTCGCAACCTGTTGGACAATCCTCAGGTGTCGTTGATGATGATCGAAGACGAAAGTACTTCAAAGGCGATTTATGCCCGTAAACGACTGACGTTTGAGGCCAATGTGGTTGTGGTTGAGCGCCAGAGCGAGCGCTGGCTGGCAGCGATTGCCGGCCTGAAAGCGCGTTTTGGTGAGATTGTGGATGGTCTGAGCGGTCTGGAAGATTTCACCCTGTTCCGTCTGGAGCCAACCCAGGGCCTGTTCGTCAAAGGCTTTGGTCAGGCGTTCCAGGTGAGCGGTGACGACTTGGTTGATTTCGTGCATTTGCAGGAAGGTCATAAGCGGATTCAAGATGGCAGCGAAGTGACTTCGACTTCAGAAGAAGAATTGTAA
- a CDS encoding ExbD/TolR family protein, with product MIRVTNHPQDEDQLTPDLTPLIDIIFIVMVFLLLTASVKLQSLEVELPQTDTRTLQTTEADPVTINLMAHTPYWALQGTPFETWDTFSHALLREVQAHPDKPVVIGADKSGSIEHMLKLLAFLQQQDIKATQLLMEEDKS from the coding sequence ATGATCCGGGTCACCAATCACCCTCAGGACGAGGACCAACTGACACCGGATCTGACCCCACTGATCGACATCATCTTCATCGTGATGGTGTTTCTACTGCTCACCGCCAGCGTAAAGCTGCAGTCGCTGGAAGTCGAATTGCCGCAAACCGACACCCGGACGCTGCAAACTACCGAGGCCGATCCGGTCACGATCAACCTCATGGCACATACGCCGTACTGGGCCTTACAGGGTACCCCCTTCGAGACTTGGGATACCTTCAGTCACGCTCTGTTACGTGAAGTACAGGCACATCCGGACAAACCCGTGGTGATCGGGGCAGACAAATCCGGGTCGATCGAACACATGCTCAAACTGCTCGCGTTCTTGCAGCAGCAGGATATCAAAGCCACACAACTATTAATGGAAGAGGATAAATCATGA
- the hutX gene encoding heme utilization cystosolic carrier protein HutX, which translates to MFEKISLEALKIQVAEMLASNPGLHAVLIAQELAITEGEVIMAFPPEWVETLPGEHAQAVLEALPSWGPMTTIVHSMGSIFEIKAPFPKGKEARGFYNLMGKEGELHGHLRLEHVANVVLVSKPANGNANYFIGFLAENGECIFKVYLGRDKQRQLFPDQIEQFKQLKQQILGE; encoded by the coding sequence GTGTTTGAAAAAATTTCTTTAGAAGCCTTGAAGATCCAAGTCGCGGAGATGCTGGCGTCCAATCCGGGACTGCATGCGGTGCTGATTGCCCAGGAGCTGGCGATCACCGAAGGGGAGGTGATTATGGCTTTCCCGCCAGAGTGGGTCGAAACCCTGCCGGGTGAGCATGCCCAGGCTGTGCTGGAAGCCTTACCGTCCTGGGGACCGATGACTACCATCGTTCATTCCATGGGTTCGATTTTCGAGATCAAGGCGCCATTCCCGAAAGGCAAGGAAGCGCGCGGATTTTATAACCTGATGGGGAAAGAAGGTGAACTTCATGGACACCTTCGCCTGGAACATGTCGCTAATGTGGTTTTGGTTAGTAAGCCAGCGAACGGAAACGCCAATTATTTTATCGGCTTTCTGGCGGAGAATGGCGAATGTATCTTTAAGGTCTATTTGGGGCGTGATAAACAACGCCAGCTGTTCCCGGATCAAATTGAACAATTCAAACAACTCAAACAACAAATTCTTGGAGAGTAA
- a CDS encoding FecCD family ABC transporter permease: MQFQRIPATIIFPLGLLSLALAITSSVVVGPMGISFSDSLKALLPWQAELPAHIQIVIHQIRLPRTLLCIAVGAILALCGAVMQGLFRNPLADPGIIGVSGGASLGAALAIVVFAPLAASYPLLLTVGTVPAFAFIGGAVSTYLVYRLGTDKNGTSVTVMLLAGVAIAALSGAAMGLMNYLADDQALRDLSLWSMGSLAGATWPGITLAFITLSVLVLLFDRDANALNAFLLGEAEARHMGVNVQRLKRRLILLCAAGVGICVSLSGVIGFLGLIIPHLGRMLCGPNHKVLLPLSALLGALVLLVADMLARVVAAPTELPVGIITAILGAPFFIVMLMKQRGRMS, from the coding sequence ATGCAGTTTCAACGCATTCCTGCCACCATTATTTTTCCGCTGGGCTTGCTGAGCCTGGCCCTGGCAATCACCAGCTCGGTGGTTGTCGGCCCGATGGGGATCAGCTTCAGCGACAGCCTGAAGGCATTACTGCCCTGGCAAGCCGAGCTTCCGGCACATATTCAGATTGTGATCCACCAAATCCGCCTGCCGCGTACCCTGCTGTGTATTGCCGTGGGCGCCATTCTGGCCCTGTGCGGTGCGGTCATGCAAGGCCTGTTCAGGAACCCGCTGGCGGATCCCGGCATCATCGGCGTTTCCGGCGGGGCGAGCCTGGGAGCCGCGCTGGCGATTGTGGTGTTTGCACCGCTGGCAGCAAGTTATCCTTTGCTGCTGACCGTCGGGACCGTGCCCGCTTTTGCATTTATCGGTGGTGCGGTCAGCACCTATCTGGTGTACCGTCTCGGGACCGATAAAAACGGCACCTCTGTTACCGTGATGCTGCTGGCCGGGGTAGCCATTGCTGCACTTTCCGGTGCTGCGATGGGTCTGATGAACTATCTGGCCGATGATCAGGCGTTACGGGATCTGTCCTTATGGAGCATGGGCTCGCTGGCCGGAGCAACCTGGCCGGGGATCACCCTGGCATTCATCACACTCAGCGTGCTGGTCCTGCTGTTTGATCGGGACGCCAATGCCCTGAATGCTTTTTTGCTGGGGGAAGCAGAAGCCCGACATATGGGCGTCAACGTCCAGCGGCTCAAACGCCGCTTGATCCTGCTCTGTGCTGCGGGCGTCGGGATCTGTGTTTCTTTGAGCGGGGTGATCGGTTTTCTTGGTCTCATCATCCCACATCTGGGCCGGATGCTGTGCGGCCCGAACCATAAAGTCCTGCTTCCGCTCTCTGCCCTGCTGGGCGCACTGGTACTGCTGGTAGCCGATATGCTGGCCCGAGTCGTGGCGGCACCGACGGAATTGCCGGTGGGCATCATTACCGCCATTCTCGGCGCGCCGTTCTTTATTGTCATGCTGATGAAACAACGAGGCAGAATGTCATGA
- a CDS encoding TfoX/Sxy family DNA transformation protein, translating into MDKPVLKDSLRLFQCFENVKSRSMFGGFGIFSGETMFALVVNDKLHLRANAENEEQFKQAGLSPYVYKKRGFPVVTKHFAIPEEWWDAPEQIIEHAKQSFEAAKQDKEKKSQTGPSRIKDLPNLRLANERMLKKAGICTVDELYEAGALNAYKALQETHQETVSIDLLWALEGAVSGRHWSVIPPQRRSELLSKLNG; encoded by the coding sequence ATGGACAAACCAGTACTTAAAGATTCTCTTCGACTGTTTCAATGTTTTGAAAATGTAAAATCACGTTCAATGTTTGGTGGTTTTGGGATTTTCTCAGGCGAAACCATGTTTGCGTTAGTGGTTAACGACAAACTTCACCTGCGTGCCAATGCCGAAAACGAAGAACAATTTAAACAAGCAGGACTCAGCCCATACGTTTACAAAAAGCGTGGATTTCCGGTCGTCACCAAACACTTCGCAATTCCTGAGGAGTGGTGGGATGCGCCAGAGCAAATTATCGAACACGCCAAACAATCTTTTGAGGCTGCTAAACAGGACAAGGAAAAGAAAAGCCAGACCGGCCCGAGCCGTATCAAGGATTTGCCGAACCTACGTTTAGCCAACGAACGAATGCTGAAAAAAGCAGGGATTTGTACCGTCGACGAACTCTACGAAGCCGGTGCATTAAACGCTTATAAAGCTCTGCAGGAAACGCATCAGGAAACGGTCAGTATCGACTTGCTCTGGGCGCTGGAAGGCGCGGTGAGCGGACGTCACTGGTCCGTCATTCCACCGCAGCGTCGTTCCGAGCTGTTGTCAAAACTCAACGGCTGA
- a CDS encoding carboxymuconolactone decarboxylase family protein, translating into MRISAKQDYSFLIKPLLWLQKRHYGHPLNPALLWGRRPTLFWLVAGFFGYLDRKSSPLTPVIRSLICVRVSQLNLCAFCVDANGMKLAERCDSVEKIKALAHWQQSGLFSAEEQAVLGYTEAITITGQQVTDAMLSALQQWYDEDALVELTALIAFQNLSAKFNTALDVPAQGFCSLPIQPEQANPNATQPADHTK; encoded by the coding sequence GTGCGTATTTCAGCCAAGCAAGATTACTCATTTCTCATCAAGCCGCTCCTCTGGCTTCAGAAGCGCCATTACGGCCATCCTCTGAATCCGGCCTTATTATGGGGACGACGCCCCACTCTGTTCTGGCTGGTTGCCGGCTTTTTTGGCTACCTGGACCGCAAATCTTCGCCATTAACCCCGGTGATTCGCTCACTGATCTGTGTCCGGGTATCGCAACTCAACCTCTGCGCATTTTGTGTCGATGCCAACGGCATGAAACTGGCCGAACGTTGTGACTCCGTCGAAAAAATCAAGGCGCTGGCACACTGGCAACAAAGTGGCTTATTCAGTGCCGAAGAGCAAGCGGTACTGGGCTATACCGAAGCCATCACCATCACCGGACAACAGGTGACCGATGCCATGCTCTCTGCATTGCAGCAATGGTACGACGAGGATGCGCTGGTCGAACTGACGGCCCTGATCGCCTTCCAGAATCTCTCCGCCAAATTTAATACCGCCCTGGATGTACCTGCGCAGGGCTTTTGCTCGCTGCCGATCCAGCCGGAGCAAGCCAACCCGAACGCGACTCAGCCGGCTGACCACACAAAATAG
- a CDS encoding MFS transporter, whose product MSYYLYILSHLASIVAFRCATIVTIWAFVQSTAGAESVGILVASMWIANILFLPASGYLLDKYPKKTIILVSSIFSVIASITLLKAYDTLIACIVTISFLAVFNSAISSAPNAIIPRLVSKERLTKAIGISSTLNSLQVIIGVVIGGGVIYAIGVHSSLVVTAVLYATSLVLFLFVQIPSTGPVKSSEDQGALRMIAGFRSLKILKPEVMFCCSAMVGNFVLTPLISIIVPIYVQQALGNNIEYVVLFESAIAVGMIVGGMTSVKISSWMDRYHQVLLGGVFIGIGVICFAWAELIYFKAFALFISGLGLTMKGIPFSSLRGHAVPHDYKARIESAIFSLCILTIPIGSFVFSYAIDLDIISIDALVMFMGVLIILSLSFITQSRESVRVLRTTDNELEHYYTTHYPEAFK is encoded by the coding sequence ATGAGTTATTATCTGTATATACTTTCTCACTTGGCCTCCATCGTCGCTTTTCGATGTGCCACGATCGTCACCATTTGGGCATTCGTGCAATCAACTGCGGGAGCGGAAAGTGTCGGCATACTGGTCGCGAGCATGTGGATTGCGAACATCCTTTTTTTGCCTGCTTCAGGTTATCTACTTGATAAATATCCAAAGAAAACAATTATTCTCGTTTCCAGCATTTTCTCTGTCATCGCTTCTATTACTTTGCTGAAGGCTTATGACACACTCATCGCTTGTATTGTCACAATCTCCTTTCTGGCAGTTTTCAATAGTGCGATTTCTTCCGCACCCAACGCCATCATTCCAAGACTTGTCAGCAAAGAGCGCTTAACGAAAGCTATCGGCATCTCCTCGACCTTGAACTCGCTACAAGTGATCATTGGTGTCGTGATCGGTGGCGGCGTTATTTATGCGATCGGTGTGCACAGCTCATTAGTAGTGACAGCTGTGTTGTATGCAACTTCTCTCGTCCTTTTCTTATTTGTTCAGATCCCAAGCACAGGCCCGGTAAAGTCATCGGAAGATCAGGGAGCGCTGCGCATGATCGCAGGGTTTCGCAGCCTGAAAATACTCAAACCTGAAGTGATGTTTTGCTGCTCTGCGATGGTCGGCAACTTTGTTCTTACCCCGCTGATATCAATCATCGTCCCAATTTATGTGCAGCAGGCACTAGGCAACAACATTGAGTATGTTGTCTTATTTGAGTCAGCGATTGCTGTCGGCATGATAGTCGGCGGCATGACCTCAGTAAAAATTTCATCATGGATGGACCGCTATCACCAGGTATTGCTGGGCGGGGTATTCATTGGGATAGGTGTCATCTGCTTTGCTTGGGCAGAGCTGATTTACTTCAAAGCCTTTGCACTGTTTATCTCAGGCTTAGGGCTCACGATGAAAGGCATCCCATTCAGCTCACTTCGGGGCCATGCGGTGCCCCATGACTATAAAGCACGCATTGAGTCTGCCATTTTTTCTCTCTGTATTCTGACCATCCCAATCGGCAGCTTTGTATTCAGTTATGCCATTGATTTAGACATCATCAGCATCGATGCCTTGGTGATGTTCATGGGAGTCCTCATCATTTTGTCACTGTCGTTTATCACCCAGTCCCGTGAATCAGTCAGGGTGTTGAGAACAACGGACAATGAATTGGAACACTACTACACAACACATTATCCCGAGGCTTTTAAGTAA
- the purR gene encoding HTH-type transcriptional repressor PurR, whose protein sequence is MATIKDVARLAGVSTTTVSHVINKTRFVAEATQKKVLAAVDELNYAPSAVARSLKCNTTRTIGMLVTKSTNPFFAEVVHGVEEYCYGEGYTLILCNTEGNLEKQRDYLRMLAEKRVDGLLVMCSDLDDKLLALLERQKDLPMVVMDWGPESPHTDKIQDNAELGGYVATKYFIEHGHQKIGCLTGHSEKLTCRERLKGFHKAMAEANLSVNPDWLIEGDFECESAVAAAKQFIAMEERPTAIFCFNDIMAMALISTFEQAGLRVPDDISIIGYDNIDLAPYFSPPLTTIHQPKQRLGKKAIEILMARVKDKQHERRIFEMAPELVVRKSVKNLNI, encoded by the coding sequence ATGGCAACGATTAAAGATGTTGCACGTTTGGCAGGTGTTTCAACCACAACAGTGTCTCACGTGATCAATAAAACCCGGTTTGTTGCAGAAGCAACCCAGAAGAAAGTGCTGGCCGCCGTGGATGAGCTCAACTATGCCCCGAGCGCTGTGGCGCGAAGCCTGAAATGTAACACCACCCGGACCATCGGCATGCTGGTGACCAAATCAACCAACCCGTTCTTTGCCGAAGTTGTACATGGGGTTGAAGAATATTGTTATGGCGAAGGCTACACGCTGATCCTGTGTAACACCGAAGGGAACCTGGAAAAGCAACGTGACTATCTGCGCATGCTGGCTGAAAAGCGGGTCGACGGATTACTGGTGATGTGTTCCGATCTGGACGATAAACTGCTGGCCCTGCTCGAGCGCCAGAAAGATCTGCCGATGGTGGTCATGGACTGGGGTCCGGAGAGCCCGCACACCGACAAAATCCAGGACAATGCGGAATTGGGTGGCTATGTCGCGACCAAATACTTTATTGAACACGGCCACCAGAAAATTGGCTGCCTGACCGGACACAGTGAAAAACTGACCTGCCGTGAGCGCCTCAAAGGCTTCCACAAAGCCATGGCTGAAGCCAATTTGAGCGTCAATCCGGACTGGCTGATTGAAGGCGATTTTGAGTGTGAATCTGCCGTGGCGGCTGCCAAGCAGTTCATCGCCATGGAAGAGCGCCCGACCGCGATTTTCTGCTTTAACGACATTATGGCAATGGCGCTGATCAGTACGTTTGAGCAAGCGGGTCTGCGCGTGCCGGATGATATCTCCATCATCGGTTATGACAATATCGATCTAGCGCCGTACTTCTCACCACCGCTCACCACCATCCACCAGCCGAAACAACGGTTGGGTAAGAAAGCCATTGAAATCCTGATGGCACGGGTGAAAGACAAACAACATGAACGCCGGATCTTTGAAATGGCGCCCGAATTGGTCGTGAGAAAATCAGTCAAGAACCTAAACATCTGA
- a CDS encoding MotA/TolQ/ExbB proton channel family protein: MYTITQLQTQFGLMTWPLLLCSALTLMILLERSLQVILCTGVGRRKIIALLAQQDRQNEAGLTQLAESLSAKRPLLYQGIAMLLSYRHFDKPLREDAAGIWLQQKRANLRSGLRLLTLIGVISPLIGLLGTVLGLIEMFKGIATTTGSVTPGDLADGLGLAMRTTAAGLIIALPAITGAQLLALWADQITAKMEHTLNYCNLWLEGLSLNPANPKTGSATVRTSEAQP; the protein is encoded by the coding sequence ATGTACACCATTACACAACTCCAAACCCAATTTGGCCTGATGACCTGGCCGCTGCTGCTCTGCTCAGCGCTGACCCTGATGATCCTGCTGGAGCGTAGTCTACAGGTCATACTGTGCACCGGCGTGGGCCGACGTAAGATTATTGCGTTGCTGGCGCAGCAAGATCGCCAGAATGAAGCAGGCCTGACTCAACTGGCCGAATCCCTGAGCGCCAAGCGCCCCTTGCTCTATCAAGGCATTGCGATGCTGCTGTCATACCGCCACTTTGACAAACCGCTGCGCGAAGATGCCGCCGGGATCTGGCTGCAACAAAAGCGCGCTAATTTGCGATCCGGGCTGCGCCTGCTGACGTTGATTGGCGTGATCAGCCCGCTGATCGGACTGCTTGGCACCGTACTGGGTCTGATTGAAATGTTCAAAGGCATTGCCACCACCACAGGCTCAGTCACCCCGGGCGATCTGGCTGACGGGCTGGGCTTAGCGATGCGAACGACTGCCGCCGGCCTGATTATCGCACTGCCCGCCATTACCGGTGCCCAGTTACTGGCCCTGTGGGCCGATCAGATCACGGCCAAAATGGAACACACCCTGAACTATTGCAACCTGTGGCTTGAAGGCTTGAGCCTGAATCCGGCCAATCCGAAGACGGGTTCGGCCACAGTCCGCACCAGCGAGGCTCAGCCATGA
- a CDS encoding hemin ABC transporter substrate-binding protein, which translates to MKRIALATALLLTTSAAWANERIISAGAAVTELMYALDAQSQIAAVDITSKPLVDQSVPTLGYHRQLSAESLIALNPTRLLGSNEMGPKTTLDLLRQAGIAVNILNSGETVDDLMIRIDQVGELTGKQAQAAALQQDVKAKLAAIQANLAQTQTPKKVLFLLIREGRPANVAGRNTTADTVITLAGGVNPAAEAVESYKPVSVEAMVEMQPDIILLSSRTLANLGSADELLQQMPLLIATPAGQNKAIATIDGTALIGGLGLKSLSEAERLNTVFYPH; encoded by the coding sequence ATGAAGCGTATTGCTCTGGCAACCGCACTCCTGCTCACAACGAGCGCAGCCTGGGCCAATGAACGGATCATCAGCGCAGGGGCCGCCGTCACCGAACTGATGTATGCGCTCGATGCCCAGTCACAAATTGCGGCGGTAGATATTACCAGCAAGCCTCTGGTCGATCAGTCAGTCCCAACGTTGGGCTACCACCGCCAGCTCTCAGCTGAAAGCCTGATTGCGCTCAATCCGACCCGCTTGCTGGGATCAAATGAGATGGGGCCAAAAACGACCCTCGACTTGCTCCGCCAGGCCGGGATCGCAGTCAACATCCTCAACTCCGGCGAAACCGTAGACGATTTGATGATCCGAATTGATCAGGTCGGCGAACTCACGGGCAAGCAGGCCCAGGCAGCCGCTTTACAGCAGGACGTCAAAGCCAAGCTGGCTGCCATCCAGGCGAACCTGGCACAAACCCAAACACCGAAGAAAGTCCTGTTTTTATTGATCCGCGAAGGCCGCCCAGCCAATGTGGCCGGGCGCAACACCACTGCCGATACCGTGATCACTTTAGCCGGAGGGGTAAACCCGGCAGCTGAAGCCGTCGAGTCCTACAAACCGGTTTCCGTGGAAGCCATGGTCGAGATGCAGCCCGATATCATTTTGCTCAGCTCACGAACCCTCGCCAACCTTGGCAGTGCTGATGAGCTGTTACAGCAAATGCCGCTGCTGATCGCCACCCCGGCCGGGCAGAACAAAGCGATTGCCACCATCGATGGCACTGCACTGATTGGCGGACTGGGCCTGAAAAGCCTGAGCGAAGCAGAACGTTTAAACACCGTGTTCTACCCACACTAA
- a CDS encoding heme ABC transporter ATP-binding protein: MNTAINPVSATTQTTPAINARALNLTLGGKTLLDDFTLSLASGELTALLGPNGAGKSSLLKVLCGEADGGGTIQFFGQDRNTYAPATLARHLGVLPQHSNLTFAFTAREVVELGSLPLQLTKKDTQALATETMSRVDVLALQDRLYPTLSGGEKQRVHLARVLTQLSQAGEQCILMLDEPTSALDLAHQHRTLQVARELARAGAAVIVVIHDLNLAAQYADRLVIINQGKVQADGTPWQALTPDIIQQVYGWPVHVSKHPTQDFPVVLPAG, from the coding sequence ATGAATACCGCGATTAACCCTGTCTCTGCAACGACGCAAACGACACCAGCGATTAACGCCCGTGCGCTGAACCTGACTCTGGGCGGCAAAACACTACTTGATGACTTCACCCTCAGTTTGGCCAGCGGCGAGCTGACCGCTTTGCTCGGTCCGAATGGTGCCGGCAAAAGCAGCCTGCTGAAGGTACTGTGCGGCGAAGCCGACGGCGGCGGCACGATACAATTTTTCGGTCAAGATCGGAACACCTATGCCCCGGCGACCCTCGCCAGACACCTTGGGGTCCTGCCGCAACACAGCAACCTGACGTTTGCGTTTACTGCACGGGAAGTGGTTGAGCTGGGCAGCTTACCCCTGCAACTGACGAAAAAAGACACCCAAGCACTGGCAACTGAAACCATGAGCCGGGTCGATGTCCTGGCACTTCAGGACCGCCTATACCCCACCCTGTCCGGTGGTGAAAAACAGCGGGTTCACCTAGCCCGGGTGCTGACGCAACTCAGCCAGGCGGGTGAGCAATGTATCCTGATGCTTGATGAACCGACTTCTGCCCTGGATCTCGCGCATCAGCACCGGACCTTACAAGTGGCCCGGGAGCTGGCCCGGGCCGGTGCGGCTGTGATTGTGGTGATCCATGATCTCAATCTGGCCGCCCAATATGCCGATCGGTTAGTGATCATCAATCAAGGCAAAGTGCAGGCTGATGGCACGCCATGGCAGGCGTTAACCCCCGACATCATCCAGCAGGTCTATGGCTGGCCGGTCCACGTCAGCAAACATCCGACCCAGGATTTCCCGGTCGTATTGCCCGCAGGATAA
- a CDS encoding aKG-HExxH-type peptide beta-hydroxylase: MDFSNHNWAQPNAALANTLVSCNLDALIESFSYLYDFAGFDGAALQNELNTKKLSVRQNMPQTFLYHEYLVRKIEQEDIHPEAIFNGYLSELTPTQRTQIEVVQFGLRYHEYTNQLLKALIADDHLECYGKHLVERNEGITAPTEQAFDFTAREIETCLDYLKQSCPALYDEIQAVVSQIHVMNSPHVNAGSYLTMLGMFNIRYLKEETEHWSRLMEHIIHEAAHNLLYQLWHQAQIITDDDGLFYTPFRKDERPISGVYHAMFVLARTIYGFNLLLDNPKIALDPKDICSHYNEANNHLPFTDKFHQTVAVLEKSGKLTGFGDKIMKDCVALVKGCHHYI, translated from the coding sequence ATGGATTTCAGCAACCATAATTGGGCGCAGCCAAACGCGGCGTTGGCTAACACGCTTGTCTCTTGCAACCTGGATGCGCTCATCGAGAGTTTTTCTTACCTTTATGACTTCGCAGGATTTGACGGTGCCGCGCTTCAAAATGAGCTCAACACGAAAAAGCTATCGGTTCGTCAGAATATGCCTCAGACATTTCTTTATCATGAGTACTTGGTACGGAAAATTGAGCAAGAAGACATCCATCCGGAAGCAATCTTTAACGGTTATTTATCGGAACTGACCCCGACTCAGAGAACTCAAATCGAAGTTGTCCAATTTGGTCTGCGATACCATGAATATACAAACCAACTTCTAAAAGCCCTGATCGCTGATGATCACTTAGAATGTTATGGTAAGCACCTGGTTGAAAGAAATGAAGGGATTACAGCCCCCACAGAGCAGGCGTTTGATTTTACCGCCCGGGAAATAGAAACCTGTCTAGACTACCTCAAACAATCCTGCCCGGCGCTCTACGATGAGATCCAGGCCGTTGTTTCTCAGATCCATGTTATGAACTCACCGCATGTAAACGCTGGTAGCTATCTCACAATGCTCGGTATGTTCAACATACGCTACTTGAAAGAAGAGACAGAGCACTGGAGCCGCCTGATGGAGCACATTATCCATGAGGCCGCGCACAATCTCCTTTACCAACTTTGGCACCAGGCGCAGATCATTACCGATGATGACGGGCTGTTTTATACCCCATTCAGAAAAGATGAGCGCCCGATTAGCGGTGTTTACCACGCTATGTTTGTTCTTGCCCGCACCATTTACGGCTTCAATCTCTTGCTGGACAATCCAAAAATAGCCTTGGATCCCAAGGATATTTGTAGTCACTACAATGAAGCAAACAACCACCTCCCCTTTACTGACAAGTTCCATCAAACCGTAGCGGTGCTCGAAAAATCAGGAAAGCTCACTGGGTTCGGCGATAAAATTATGAAAGATTGCGTCGCTTTGGTGAAAGGATGTCACCATTACATCTAA
- a CDS encoding energy transducer TonB — protein sequence MNSTRYVIAGAVSILVHGVLLSAVPNNVAMAMPAGTHSARVSVNLVATPPPVQQARSAQPEPQVQQPEPKPVSTPTQTKAAPVPAKTTPQPDTSRVKKLVKKAEPAADKHVERTPMAQAKQPQPVIKKPKPVQQPIPKVLETPVAPPKDRPVTTNAETPSKPSSEQPQQAAQAAAGVNSVPKMVSKPTFATRPSPLTYPSLAKRRGIEGVVKVEVWIDPNGKQIKQLLVKSSGTEILDQAALEAIKRWHFSSHIVDGQAIAHRVQIPVRFQLD from the coding sequence ATGAACTCGACACGTTATGTCATCGCTGGCGCTGTCTCCATACTGGTTCACGGTGTGCTGTTATCTGCTGTACCAAACAATGTGGCCATGGCAATGCCGGCAGGTACTCATTCGGCCCGGGTCTCCGTGAATCTGGTTGCGACGCCGCCCCCCGTGCAACAAGCCCGATCAGCACAGCCTGAGCCGCAGGTTCAGCAACCCGAACCGAAGCCGGTAAGCACGCCCACTCAGACCAAAGCGGCACCAGTTCCGGCCAAAACGACGCCGCAACCGGACACGAGCCGGGTCAAAAAGCTGGTGAAAAAAGCCGAGCCGGCAGCCGACAAGCATGTTGAACGTACACCCATGGCTCAAGCCAAACAACCGCAGCCGGTAATAAAGAAACCGAAACCGGTTCAGCAGCCGATTCCGAAAGTCTTGGAGACACCGGTCGCCCCCCCCAAAGACAGGCCGGTGACCACAAATGCCGAGACTCCGTCCAAGCCGAGTTCTGAGCAACCACAACAAGCAGCACAGGCTGCAGCCGGGGTCAACAGCGTCCCCAAGATGGTTTCAAAGCCAACTTTTGCCACCCGCCCCAGTCCGCTGACCTATCCGTCGCTGGCCAAGCGCCGTGGTATCGAGGGGGTGGTCAAGGTGGAAGTTTGGATTGATCCGAACGGCAAACAGATCAAACAACTTCTGGTGAAATCCTCCGGGACAGAAATTTTAGATCAGGCCGCGCTGGAGGCAATCAAGCGCTGGCACTTTTCATCTCATATCGTCGACGGACAAGCGATTGCACATCGCGTGCAAATCCCTGTTCGCTTTCAACTGGACTAA